In a single window of the Megalobrama amblycephala isolate DHTTF-2021 linkage group LG3, ASM1881202v1, whole genome shotgun sequence genome:
- the cdkn1ca gene encoding cyclin-dependent kinase inhibitor 1Ca → MANVDVSSNLERHVARRTFPLLARTKVCRNLFGPVDHEELHCEMKRKLQEISERDQSRWNFNFETSSPLPGDYEWEAISEETMPFFYKDKVQNKKARAAASVNATGDSSSTADCGLHGISRSPMVQESADVPSRPTELNQENLSSALNSKPARAKVLRNRRKRSLVPETTRNSTPQITDFFPKRKRTLESKQDERSSFQAGTSTSIEVTPRKTIR, encoded by the exons ATGGCAAACGTGGACGTATCAAGCAATCTGGAGCGTCATGTTGCACGGAGAACGTTTCCTCTTCTCGCTCGCACAAAGGTCTGCCGTAACCTTTTCGGACCCGTAGACCACGAGGAGCTGCACTGTGAAATGAAACGCAAACTTCAGGAGATCTCCGAGCGAGACCAGAGCCGGTGGAATTTTAACTTTGAGACCAGCTCGCCTCTGCCTGGAGATTACGAGTGGGAGGCGATTTCAGAGGAAACTATGCCATTTTTCTACAAGGATAAAGTGCAAAATAAGAAAGCTCGCGCCGCGGCGTCTGTTAATGCAACAGGGGACTCGTCCAGCACTGCTGACTGTGGGTTACACGGAATTTCCAGGAGTCCGATGGTTCAAGAATCCGCGGACGTCCCAAGTCGACCCACCGAGCTTAACCAGGAGAACCTCTCTAGTGCACTCAACTCAAAACCCGCTCGCGCTAAAGTCCTCAGAAACAGGCGAAAGAGGTCACTCGTCCCAGAGACCACGAGAAACAGCACGCCACAAATTACAG ACTTCTTCCCGAAAAGAAAAAGGACCCTGGAGTCCAAACAGGATGAACGCAGCTCCTTTCAAGCCGGCACATCCACCAGCATTGAAGTAACGCCACGTAAAACAATAAGATG A
- the LOC125265142 gene encoding proline-rich protein 5-like, translated as MDRLDLHSAAPSIDTNLHGPSIALTNKISAAVIKVFMGEQLQPNELYSLNQNTRWLLRTDMGFFIKEYFQNQILTKGLSVILDEIQKHQGESGERQLFALAQVWDRFFSEILPTLQAILYPLQGQELTVRQMALLGFRDLVLLKLSLGDLLRKNLSLIPTSITQMLLVLQGIQESRGPSKEYCQLESLVALVVTPYLWNCRHTSCTEQSTTRAHQSHPEIRITHYISEGSLLSPVMEQEGEMYLERVGNLRRHSVTNAHSDIQLLAVTSRVYTGMDDSCETIDVTRRTHL; from the exons ATGGACAGGCTTG ACCTCCATTCAGCAGCTCCATCCATTGACACCAACCTGCACGGTCCCAGCATTGCTCTTACAAATAA AAtctctgctgctgttattaaGGTGTTCATGGGAGAACAACTACAGCCGAATGAGCTGTACTCATTGAATCAAAATACCAG GTGGCTTCTGAGGACAGATATGGGCTTCTTTATCAAAGAGTATTTCCAG AATCAGATTTTGACCAAAGGTCTATCAGTCATTTTGGATGAGATACAGAAGCATCAAG GAGAGTCTGGAGAGAGACAGCTTTTTGCTTTGGCCCAGGTGTGGGACAGATTTTTCTCTGAGATCCTACCTACTTTACAGGCTATTTTATATCCTCTGCAG GGGCAGGAGTTGACAGTGAGACAGATGGCTCTCCTCGGCTTTAGGGATCTGGTCCTATTGAAGCTCTCTCTGGGTGACCTGCTGCGCAAGAATCTGTCTCTCATCCCAACATCCATCACACAGATGCTCCTTGTGCTACAG GGAATTCAGGAATCCAGAGGCCCTTCAAAGGAATATTGCCAACTTGAGAGTCTGGTGGCGCTAGTGGTTACACCCTATCTATGGAACTGCAGGCACACAA GCTGCACTGAACAAAGCACCACAAGAGCACACCAGAGTCATCCTGAGATAAGGATTACTCATTATATCTCTGAAGGCTCTTTGCTGTCCCCTGTAATGGAACAAGAAGGGGAGATGTACCTAGAGCGAGTGGGAAACCTACGCCGCCACAGCGTGACAAATGCTCATTCTGACATCCAGCTGCTTGCTGTTACTAGCAGAGTATATACTGGGATGGACGATAGCTGTGAGACTATAGATGTGACTAGAAGAACACACCTCTAA
- the trpm5 gene encoding transient receptor potential cation channel subfamily M member 5 isoform X2 translates to MGGDEVAQLKPWLRDTLRKGLVKAAQSTGAWILTSGLRFGITKNLGQAVRDHSLASTSSKVRVVAIGIAPWNMIQNRDLLLSAKPDHPTTYPYEDLPHGAVYSLDCNHSHLILVDEDPQRPGGTGEMRVKMLKHISLQRTGYGGTGSIEIPVLCLLVHGEPRILQKMYKNIQNSIPWLILAGSGGVADILVTLMDRGCWDADMVQELLINTFPNGLHSTEITSWVKLIQRILDYGHLLTVHDPEQDSELDTVILKALVKACKSQSQQAQDFLDELKLAVAWNRVDIAKSEIFSGDVAWSAQDLEEVMMEALMNDKPDFVRLFVDNGVNINEFLTYGRLQELYCSVSEKNLLHTLLLKKHQEKQVHLASKRMSGHPHTEPGDRRPRFTFHEVSKVLKDFLDDTCKGFYQKLPAERMGKGRLFHSQKNLPDMDRRCEHPWRDLFIWAILQNRQEMANYFWAMGPEAVAAALVGCKIMKEMAHLATEAESARSMKNAKYEQFAMDLFSECYSNSEDRAYSLLVRKTRCWSKATVLNLATVADAKCFFAHDGVQALLTKVWWGAMRTDTAISRLVLTFFIPPLIWTSLIKFNAIEQVSQGEGEPFDELDSLETERALMLTDEDPVEGGGDPTVQSCRATFIHVVLRRWNRFWSAPVTVFMGNVIMYFAFLILFSYVLLLDFRPPPPNGPSAAEIILYFWVFTLVLEEIRQSFFTDEDMSILKKMKLYVEDNWNKCDMVAICLFVVGLSCRMATSTYDAGRTVLALDFMVFTLRLIHIFAIHKQLGPKIIIVERMIKDVFFFLFFLTVWLVAYGVTTQALLHPNDPRIDWVFRRALYRPYLHIFGQIPLEEIDAAKMSDDNCTTDVQEIILGTLPPCPNIYANWLVILLLVIYLLVTNVLLLNLLIAMFSYTFQVVQENADIFWKFQRYNLIVEYHSRPALAPPFIIISHISQALLSLVRTTETKQDLLERELPSGLDQKLMTWETVQKENYLAKLEREHRESSGERLRYTSSKVQSLLRLVGGFKDQEKRMATVETEVRYCGEVLSWIAECFHKSTLKCDRDAPKAPRSIASSSRNLQPQEAKRQQPSGHSGYGAEKKLPYIDQ, encoded by the exons ATGGGCGGTGATGAAGTTGCTCAGCTGAAGCCCTGGCTGAGGGACACACTTAGGAAAGGCCTTGTTAAGGCAGCACAGAGCACAG GGGCGTGGATCCTCACCAGTGGTTTGCGTTTTGGCATCACCAAGAACCTGGGTCAGGCCGTAAGGGACCATTCTCTTGCAAGCACTTCCTCTAAGGTGCGAGTGGTGGCCATTGGAATTGCTCCCTGGAACATGATTCAGAACAGAGATCTGCTGCTGTCTGCAAAG cctGATCATCCAACAACATACCCATATGAGGATCTTCCCCACGGTGCAGTGTACTCCTTGGACTGCAATCATTCCCATTTGATCCTGGTGGACGAGGACCCCCAGAGACCTGGAGGCACTGGTGAGATGAGAGTCAAGATGCTCAAACACATCTCTCTGCAGCGCACAGGATATGGGG GCACGGGCAGTATAGAAATCCCTGTTTTGTGTCTTCTGGTTCATGGAGAACCAAGGATATTACAG AAAATGTACAAGAATATTCAGAATTCAATACCCTGGCTGATTTTAGCTGGCTCAGGAGGAGTCGCTGATATTTTAGTGACCCTGATGGACAGAGGATGCTGGGATGCTGATATGGTCCAAGAGCTGTTGATAAACACCTTCCCTAATGGCCTACACAGCACTGAAATCACCTCCTGGGTCAAACTG ATCCAGAGAATATTGGACTACGGTCACCTGCTGACAGTGCATGACCCAGAGCAGGATTCCGAACTGGATACAGTGATTCTCAAAGCACTGGTTAAGG CGTGTAAGAGTCAGAGTCAGCAAGCGCAGGACTTCCTGGATGAGTTGAAACTGGCTGTGGCCTGGAATAGGGTAGACATCGCTAAGAGTGAGATCTTCAGTGGAGATGTGGCATGGAGT GCTCAGGACCTGGAGGAGGTGATGATGGAGGCACTGATGAATGACAAACCTGACTTTGTGCGTCTGTTTGTTGATAACGGTGTGAACATAAATGAGTTCCTAACTTATGGCCGTCTTCAGGAACTCTACTGCTCTGTGTCTGAGAAAAACCTCCTTCACACCCTGCTCCTGAAAAAGCATCAGGAGAAACAGGTTCATTTGGCCAGCAAACGGATGTCAGGGCACCCCCACACTGAACCAGGTGACCGCAGGCCTCGTTTCACCTTCCATGAGGTTTCCAAAGTCCTTAAAGACTTTCTTGATGACACCTGTAAAGGTTTCTACCAAAAACTTCCAGCG GAAAGGATGGGGAAAGGCCGGCTTTTCCACAGCCAGAAAAACCTCCCAGACATGGACCGACGTTGTGAGCACCCATGGAGAGACCTCTTCATTTGGGCTATTCTGCAGAATAGGCAGGAAATGGCAAACTACTTCTGGGCAATG GGCCCAGAGGCTGTGGCAGCTGCTCTGGTGGGCTGTAAGATCATGAAGGAGATGGCCCATCTGGCTACTGAAGCAGAGTCTGCTCGCAGTATGAAGAATGCCAAGTATGAGCAGTTTGCTATGG ATCTGTTCAGTGAGTGTTATTCAAACAGTGAAGACAGAGCCTATTCCCTCCTAGTGAGGAAAACACGTTGTTGGAGCAAAGCAACTGTCCTGAATCTCGCCACTGTTGCAGATGCTAAATGCTTTTTTGCTCATGATGGTGTCCAG GCCCTGCTGACCAAAGTCTGGTGGGGCGCAATGAGGACAGACACTGCCATCTCTAGACTTGTGCTCACATTCTTCATCCCTCCCCTCATTTGGACCAGTCTCATCAAGTTTAA TGCAATAGAACAAGTAAGCCAAGGTGAAGGGGAGCCGTTTGATGAGCTGGACAGTTTGGAAACAGAGCGAGCCTTGATGCTCACAGACGAGGACCCGGT tgaAGGTGGCGGTGACCCTACAGTGCAGAGCTGCAGGGCAACCTTCATTCATGTTGTGCTGCGACGGTGGAATCGTTTCTGGAGTGCTCCAGTCACTGTGTTCATGGGAAATGTCATCATGTACTTTGCCTTCCTCATTCTGTTCAGTTACGTGCTCCTCCTGGACTTCCGGCCCCCACCACCGAATGGCCCATCTGCAGCTGAGATCATCCTCTATTTCTGGGTCTTTACCCTGGTGTTGGAGGAAATCCGACAA AGTTTCTTCACGGATGAGGACATGAGTATTCTGAAGAAGATGAAGCTATATGTGGAGGATAACTGGAACAAATGTGACATGGTGGCCATCTGTCTGTTCGTGGTGGGATTGTCATGCag GATGGCCACAAGCACCTATGATGCTGGCCGAACTGTTCTTGCTTTGGACTTCATGGTTTTCACCTTAAGACTCATCCACATTTTTGCTATTCATAAGCAACTCGGGCCTAAAATCATCATTGTGGAAAGAATG aTCAAGGACGTGTTCTTTTTCCTCTTCTTCCTCACCGTGTGGCTGGTAGCGTATGGAGTGACGACACAGGCCCTTCTACACCCCAACGACCCGCGCATCGATTGGGTCTTCCGCAGGGCACTGTACCGCCCGTATCTCCATATATTTGGACAGATTCCTCTAGAGGAAATAGATG CGGCAAAGATGTCAGACGATAACTGCACTACTGATGTGCAGGAGATCATCTTAGGCACTCTGCCACCCTGCCCAAACATATACGCCAACTGGCTGGTCATTCTGCTGCTCGTCATCTATTTGCTGGTCACAAATGTGTTGCTGCTCAACCTTCTTATTGCCATGTTCAG CTACACCTTCCAGGTGGTGCAGGAGAATGCAGACATCTTCTGGAAGTTTCAACGCTATAACCTGATTGTTGAATACCACAGCCGCCCGGCACTAGCCCCACCCTTTATCATCATCAGCCACATCTCTCAAGCTCTCCTCAGCCTCGTCAGAACAACAGAAACCAAGCAGGATCTGCTTG AGAGGGAACTACCATCTGGCCTGGACCAGAAGCTGATGACATGGGAGACAGTGCAGAAGGAGAACTACCTGGCTAAACTGGAACGAGAGCATAGGGAGAGCAGTGGAGAGAGACTCAGATACACTTCCTCTAA GGTACAGAGTTTGCTGAGGTTGGTTGGGGGTTTCAAGGATCAAGAAAAGCGCATGGCAACAGTGGAGACTGAG GTGAGGTATTGTGGAGAGGTGTTGTCTTGGATTGCGGAGTGTTTCCACAAAAGTACCCTGAAGTGTGACAGAGACGCGCCTAAAGCCCCAC GGTCCATTGCCAGCAGCTCCAGAAACCTACAACCACAGGAAGCCAAGCGACAGCAGCCATCAGGACATTCAGGATATGGTGCCGAAAAGAAACTGCCTTACATTGATCAGTGA
- the traf6 gene encoding TNF receptor-associated factor 6, whose amino-acid sequence MACNDMEKSSLDDACCDGAFSSCAAAMEKERDSYLSPTENPSTISVSSSIPPDQQGYDVEFDPPLESKYECPICLMGLRSAVQTPCGHRFCNSCIRKSIRDTGQKCPVDNEVLLEEQLFPDNFAKREILSLTVRCPNEGCSDKMELRQLERHLSQCKFATVPCPQCLESVRKSHLDEHKSQQCLQRLMTCPACAESFVYATKQIHEQICPFANTVCEYCEMELIRDQLALHCDTDCLKAPVACTFSTFGCREKMPRNELAQHMQEFTQMHMRYMAEFLRSQSLNSCLMPSVAAHSSSDERGASSRAADSCQCKQELLNLRETVLELEGRLVRQDQQIRELCIHNETQKNQVTELRRKLSSLEEATRELEAQQYQGVYVWRLENFSLHLRNQEAGQPIVLHSPPFYTGRPGYKLCLRLHLQTPSAPRCSNYISLFVHTMQGEFDSQLSWPFQGTIRLAVLDQVEGQHHVEVMETKPDLQAFQRPTVQRNPKGFGYVTFLHLQALRQRGFVKEDVLLVRCEVTPRFDASLRREGVQPRGPEPSL is encoded by the exons ATGGCTTGCAACGACATGGAGAAGTCCAGCCTTGATGATGCCTGCTGTGATGGCGCGTTCTCCAGTTGTGCAGCAGCcatggagaaagagagagactcGTATCTGAGCCCGACAGAGAACCCCTCTACCATCAGTGTCTCTTCTAGTATCCCCCCAGACCAGCAAGGCTATGATGTAGAGTTCGACCCTCCGCTAGAGAGCAAGTATGAGTGCCCAATCTGTCTAATGGGTCTTCGCTCGGCAGTACAGACACCATGTGGACATCGATTCTGCAACTCATGCATCAGGAAGTCCATCAG GGACACAGGgcagaaatgtccagttgacAATGAGGTGCTGCTCGAGGAACAGCTCTTCCCTGATAACTTTGCCAAAAGAGAGATCCTCTCACTCACTGTCAGATGTCCTAATGAAGGATGCAGTGATAAAATGGAGTTGCGCCAACTGGAG AGACACCTGTCTCAGTGTAAGTTTGCCACAGTGCCATGCCCTCAGTGTCTGGAGTCTGTTCGTAAGAGCCATCTGGATGAACACAAGAGCCAGCAGTGCTTACAGCGGCTTATGACCTGTCCTGCCTGCGCAGAAAGTTTTGTGTATGCTACCAAACAG attcatGAACAGATTTGTCCTTTTGCCAATACAGTGTGTGAATATTGCGAAATGGAGCTTATTCGGGATCAG CTGGCATTGCACTGTGACACAGACTGTTTGAAAGCTCCTGTAGCCTGTACTTTCAGCACTTTTGGTTGTCGTGAAAAG ATGCCGAGAAATGAACTTGCTCAGCACATGCAGGAATTTACACAGATGCACATGCGTTACATGGCTGAGTTTCTGCGCAGCCAATCTCTCAATAGCTGCCTAATGCCATCAGTTGCCGCCCACTCATCGTCAGACGAACGTGGTGCCTCTTCCCGGGCGGCAGATTCTTGCCAGTGTAAACAGGAGCTGTTAAACCTGAGGGAGACTGTTTTAGAGCTGGAGGGTCGGCTGGTGCGTCAAGATCAGCAGATCCGGGAGCTTTGCATCCACAACGAGACACAGAAAAACCAGGTCACCGAACTACGGCGAAAGCTGAGCTCACTGGAGGAGGCAACCCGAGAGCTAGAAGCCCAGCAGTACCAAGGCGTCTACGTGTGGCGCTTGGAGAACTTCTCACTTCACCTGCGTAACCAAGAGGCCGGTCAGCCCATAGTCCTCCACAGCCCACCTTTCTATACGGGCCGGCCGGGATACAAACTCTGCCTCCGACTGCATCTCCAAACCcccagcgctcctcgctgtTCCAACTACATCTCGCTTTTCGTGCACACTATGCAGGGTGAGTTTGACAGCCAGCTCTCCTGGCCCTTCCAGGGCACGATCCGACTGGCAGTGTTGGACCAGGTTGAGGGGCAGCACCATGTGGAAGTGATGGAGACCAAGCCGGACCTGCAGGCCTTCCAGAGGCCCACCGTGCAGCGCAACCCCAAGGGTTTTGGCTACGTTACTTTCCTGCACCTACAGGCGTTGCGGCAGCGTGGCTTTGTGAAAGAGGACGTGCTGTTGGTGCGCTGTGAGGTCACACCACGATTCGATGCTAGCCTCAGGAGGGAGGGGGTCCAACCTCGGGGCCCAGAACCTTCACTTTGA
- the trpm5 gene encoding transient receptor potential cation channel subfamily M member 5 isoform X1: MLGHQDTPLVVLRQGRKCLQCGELLNESQEHSSLVGCRCYTPLTESTVRVGEKDSERSDEPHWTAGRLGDIDFVGVSRTRAKFVRVTSSTDPAEIYQILTKQWGLAPPHLVVALMGGDEVAQLKPWLRDTLRKGLVKAAQSTGAWILTSGLRFGITKNLGQAVRDHSLASTSSKVRVVAIGIAPWNMIQNRDLLLSAKPDHPTTYPYEDLPHGAVYSLDCNHSHLILVDEDPQRPGGTGEMRVKMLKHISLQRTGYGGTGSIEIPVLCLLVHGEPRILQKMYKNIQNSIPWLILAGSGGVADILVTLMDRGCWDADMVQELLINTFPNGLHSTEITSWVKLIQRILDYGHLLTVHDPEQDSELDTVILKALVKACKSQSQQAQDFLDELKLAVAWNRVDIAKSEIFSGDVAWSAQDLEEVMMEALMNDKPDFVRLFVDNGVNINEFLTYGRLQELYCSVSEKNLLHTLLLKKHQEKQVHLASKRMSGHPHTEPGDRRPRFTFHEVSKVLKDFLDDTCKGFYQKLPAERMGKGRLFHSQKNLPDMDRRCEHPWRDLFIWAILQNRQEMANYFWAMGPEAVAAALVGCKIMKEMAHLATEAESARSMKNAKYEQFAMDLFSECYSNSEDRAYSLLVRKTRCWSKATVLNLATVADAKCFFAHDGVQALLTKVWWGAMRTDTAISRLVLTFFIPPLIWTSLIKFNAIEQVSQGEGEPFDELDSLETERALMLTDEDPVEGGGDPTVQSCRATFIHVVLRRWNRFWSAPVTVFMGNVIMYFAFLILFSYVLLLDFRPPPPNGPSAAEIILYFWVFTLVLEEIRQSFFTDEDMSILKKMKLYVEDNWNKCDMVAICLFVVGLSCRMATSTYDAGRTVLALDFMVFTLRLIHIFAIHKQLGPKIIIVERMIKDVFFFLFFLTVWLVAYGVTTQALLHPNDPRIDWVFRRALYRPYLHIFGQIPLEEIDAAKMSDDNCTTDVQEIILGTLPPCPNIYANWLVILLLVIYLLVTNVLLLNLLIAMFSYTFQVVQENADIFWKFQRYNLIVEYHSRPALAPPFIIISHISQALLSLVRTTETKQDLLERELPSGLDQKLMTWETVQKENYLAKLEREHRESSGERLRYTSSKVQSLLRLVGGFKDQEKRMATVETEVRYCGEVLSWIAECFHKSTLKCDRDAPKAPRSIASSSRNLQPQEAKRQQPSGHSGYGAEKKLPYIDQ; this comes from the exons ATGCTGGGGCACCAGGATACTCCTCTG GTTGTGTTACGGCAGGGCAGAAAGTGTCTGCAATGTGGGGAACTGTTGAATGAGTCCCAAGAACACAG TTCTTTAGTGGGATGTCGGTGTTACACCCCACTTACCGAATCCACTGTTCGTGTTGGAGAGAAGGACAGTGAGAGATCTGATGAACCCCACTGGACAGCCGGACGTTTGGGAGATATTGATTTTGTCGGTGTCAGCCGCACCAGGGCCAAG TTTGTTAGGGTGACCAGCTCCACAGATCCAGCGGAAATCTATCAGATTTTGACAAAGCAGTGGGGTCTGGCCCCTCCTCATCTGGTGGTGGCACTAATGGGCGGTGATGAAGTTGCTCAGCTGAAGCCCTGGCTGAGGGACACACTTAGGAAAGGCCTTGTTAAGGCAGCACAGAGCACAG GGGCGTGGATCCTCACCAGTGGTTTGCGTTTTGGCATCACCAAGAACCTGGGTCAGGCCGTAAGGGACCATTCTCTTGCAAGCACTTCCTCTAAGGTGCGAGTGGTGGCCATTGGAATTGCTCCCTGGAACATGATTCAGAACAGAGATCTGCTGCTGTCTGCAAAG cctGATCATCCAACAACATACCCATATGAGGATCTTCCCCACGGTGCAGTGTACTCCTTGGACTGCAATCATTCCCATTTGATCCTGGTGGACGAGGACCCCCAGAGACCTGGAGGCACTGGTGAGATGAGAGTCAAGATGCTCAAACACATCTCTCTGCAGCGCACAGGATATGGGG GCACGGGCAGTATAGAAATCCCTGTTTTGTGTCTTCTGGTTCATGGAGAACCAAGGATATTACAG AAAATGTACAAGAATATTCAGAATTCAATACCCTGGCTGATTTTAGCTGGCTCAGGAGGAGTCGCTGATATTTTAGTGACCCTGATGGACAGAGGATGCTGGGATGCTGATATGGTCCAAGAGCTGTTGATAAACACCTTCCCTAATGGCCTACACAGCACTGAAATCACCTCCTGGGTCAAACTG ATCCAGAGAATATTGGACTACGGTCACCTGCTGACAGTGCATGACCCAGAGCAGGATTCCGAACTGGATACAGTGATTCTCAAAGCACTGGTTAAGG CGTGTAAGAGTCAGAGTCAGCAAGCGCAGGACTTCCTGGATGAGTTGAAACTGGCTGTGGCCTGGAATAGGGTAGACATCGCTAAGAGTGAGATCTTCAGTGGAGATGTGGCATGGAGT GCTCAGGACCTGGAGGAGGTGATGATGGAGGCACTGATGAATGACAAACCTGACTTTGTGCGTCTGTTTGTTGATAACGGTGTGAACATAAATGAGTTCCTAACTTATGGCCGTCTTCAGGAACTCTACTGCTCTGTGTCTGAGAAAAACCTCCTTCACACCCTGCTCCTGAAAAAGCATCAGGAGAAACAGGTTCATTTGGCCAGCAAACGGATGTCAGGGCACCCCCACACTGAACCAGGTGACCGCAGGCCTCGTTTCACCTTCCATGAGGTTTCCAAAGTCCTTAAAGACTTTCTTGATGACACCTGTAAAGGTTTCTACCAAAAACTTCCAGCG GAAAGGATGGGGAAAGGCCGGCTTTTCCACAGCCAGAAAAACCTCCCAGACATGGACCGACGTTGTGAGCACCCATGGAGAGACCTCTTCATTTGGGCTATTCTGCAGAATAGGCAGGAAATGGCAAACTACTTCTGGGCAATG GGCCCAGAGGCTGTGGCAGCTGCTCTGGTGGGCTGTAAGATCATGAAGGAGATGGCCCATCTGGCTACTGAAGCAGAGTCTGCTCGCAGTATGAAGAATGCCAAGTATGAGCAGTTTGCTATGG ATCTGTTCAGTGAGTGTTATTCAAACAGTGAAGACAGAGCCTATTCCCTCCTAGTGAGGAAAACACGTTGTTGGAGCAAAGCAACTGTCCTGAATCTCGCCACTGTTGCAGATGCTAAATGCTTTTTTGCTCATGATGGTGTCCAG GCCCTGCTGACCAAAGTCTGGTGGGGCGCAATGAGGACAGACACTGCCATCTCTAGACTTGTGCTCACATTCTTCATCCCTCCCCTCATTTGGACCAGTCTCATCAAGTTTAA TGCAATAGAACAAGTAAGCCAAGGTGAAGGGGAGCCGTTTGATGAGCTGGACAGTTTGGAAACAGAGCGAGCCTTGATGCTCACAGACGAGGACCCGGT tgaAGGTGGCGGTGACCCTACAGTGCAGAGCTGCAGGGCAACCTTCATTCATGTTGTGCTGCGACGGTGGAATCGTTTCTGGAGTGCTCCAGTCACTGTGTTCATGGGAAATGTCATCATGTACTTTGCCTTCCTCATTCTGTTCAGTTACGTGCTCCTCCTGGACTTCCGGCCCCCACCACCGAATGGCCCATCTGCAGCTGAGATCATCCTCTATTTCTGGGTCTTTACCCTGGTGTTGGAGGAAATCCGACAA AGTTTCTTCACGGATGAGGACATGAGTATTCTGAAGAAGATGAAGCTATATGTGGAGGATAACTGGAACAAATGTGACATGGTGGCCATCTGTCTGTTCGTGGTGGGATTGTCATGCag GATGGCCACAAGCACCTATGATGCTGGCCGAACTGTTCTTGCTTTGGACTTCATGGTTTTCACCTTAAGACTCATCCACATTTTTGCTATTCATAAGCAACTCGGGCCTAAAATCATCATTGTGGAAAGAATG aTCAAGGACGTGTTCTTTTTCCTCTTCTTCCTCACCGTGTGGCTGGTAGCGTATGGAGTGACGACACAGGCCCTTCTACACCCCAACGACCCGCGCATCGATTGGGTCTTCCGCAGGGCACTGTACCGCCCGTATCTCCATATATTTGGACAGATTCCTCTAGAGGAAATAGATG CGGCAAAGATGTCAGACGATAACTGCACTACTGATGTGCAGGAGATCATCTTAGGCACTCTGCCACCCTGCCCAAACATATACGCCAACTGGCTGGTCATTCTGCTGCTCGTCATCTATTTGCTGGTCACAAATGTGTTGCTGCTCAACCTTCTTATTGCCATGTTCAG CTACACCTTCCAGGTGGTGCAGGAGAATGCAGACATCTTCTGGAAGTTTCAACGCTATAACCTGATTGTTGAATACCACAGCCGCCCGGCACTAGCCCCACCCTTTATCATCATCAGCCACATCTCTCAAGCTCTCCTCAGCCTCGTCAGAACAACAGAAACCAAGCAGGATCTGCTTG AGAGGGAACTACCATCTGGCCTGGACCAGAAGCTGATGACATGGGAGACAGTGCAGAAGGAGAACTACCTGGCTAAACTGGAACGAGAGCATAGGGAGAGCAGTGGAGAGAGACTCAGATACACTTCCTCTAA GGTACAGAGTTTGCTGAGGTTGGTTGGGGGTTTCAAGGATCAAGAAAAGCGCATGGCAACAGTGGAGACTGAG GTGAGGTATTGTGGAGAGGTGTTGTCTTGGATTGCGGAGTGTTTCCACAAAAGTACCCTGAAGTGTGACAGAGACGCGCCTAAAGCCCCAC GGTCCATTGCCAGCAGCTCCAGAAACCTACAACCACAGGAAGCCAAGCGACAGCAGCCATCAGGACATTCAGGATATGGTGCCGAAAAGAAACTGCCTTACATTGATCAGTGA